The following are encoded together in the Chiloscyllium plagiosum isolate BGI_BamShark_2017 chromosome 1, ASM401019v2, whole genome shotgun sequence genome:
- the shisa3 gene encoding protein shisa-3 homolog — MLVLLPCLVLGLFAWSVGICGAQGEFCHGWIDNAGKWHEGFQCPEDYDTVEATTCCGSCSLRYCCAAPEARLDQGLCTNDREQQNPDYSAQPVYMPFLIVGSIFIAFIILGSLVAVYCCTCLRPKQPNPQPIRFSMRSHQTETIPMIPTFTHLRTPSRQSSTATSSSSTGGSIHRFSISRAESGHPPPPPGYSSPGCLQNAQPLHLSQAQGFLMPQQYFTYTLQPEPFAAGKSFTDFTQNRLKTQSISAQPAEQVLYSNAGF, encoded by the exons ATGCTGGTTCTGTTACCTTGCCTGGTCCTCGGCCTCTTCGCCTGGAGTGTTGGCATCTGCGGTGCTCAGGGGGAGTTCTGCCACGGCTGGATTGACAATGCGGGCAAATGGCACGAAGGTTTCCAGTGTCCTGAGGATTATGATACAGTGGAGGCCACGACCTGTTGCGGCTCTTGTTCTCTGCGTTACTGTTGCGCGGCCCCTGAGGCCAGGCTGGACCAGGGGCTTTGTACCAACGACAGGGAGCAGCAGAACCCCGATTACTCAGCAC AGCCTGTCTATATGCCGTTTCTTATTGTCGGCTCCATATTCATTGCTTTTATCATCCTGGGTTCGCTGGTTGCTGTGTACTGTTGTACTTGCCTTAGACCTAAGCAACCAAATCCGCAGCCAATACGTTTCTCAATGAGGAGCCACCAAACAGAGACCATTCCCATGATCCCAACGTTTACACATTTGAGGACCCCATCCAGGCAGTCGAGCACTGCCACTAGCTCCAGCTCAACCGGGGGCTCCATTCACAGATTCTCTATCAGCAGAGCCGAGTCAGGGCACCCACCGCCGCCGCCCGGTTACAGCTCCCCCGGGTGCCTGCAGAATGCACAGCCCTTACACCTCAGCCAGGCCCAGGGCTTTCTGATGCCCCAGCAGTATTTCACCTACACCCTACAGCCAGAGCCGTTCGCAGCAGGCAAAAGCTTCACCGACTTCACTCAGAACCGGCTGAAGACTCAAAGCATTTCCGCGCAGCCCGCCGAGCAAGTTCTATACAGCAACGCCGGTTTCTAG